One Eptesicus fuscus isolate TK198812 chromosome 13, DD_ASM_mEF_20220401, whole genome shotgun sequence genomic window, TAGTAGTTTATTTGATTCAATGACTGTACTAAGCATTGTTTGCTGTAGGTTATAAATCAGCTTTGAAACAGTTATAATTCATAAATCATTACTTATGACTGATTTATGGAAAATCTTATTAATTGCATTAGGAAAAAAAGACCTTGAAGTAAGCAAGAAGCAAAAAATAGAACAGCCTGGGGATTACAAGAGGACAGGCATATCTACCCTGCAATGAATAGTAATATCATATTTGCATGTTTTATTGATAGCATGTGCCTGATCATACCAGTTAATCCATACCACAACTTTGAATGATAAATATTATTGTAACTCCTATCTTATATGAGACGAAGAAACTGATTCCCATcagcttatttttaatatatattaaatatttattatatattgctTATTATGAGCCAGTAATGTTACACATATTATGTGACAGCCCGAACAAAAGCCTTTTGAATGGATAACACTGTTGTTCGCCTTTCCCAGATGGGGAAAGTGAAGTATGGACAGGTGAGTCTTCTCAATATAAGGTCCTGAGTTTCAAGCAGGCCTAAGGAATCAGGAAGTCTTACACCAGCGCCTTCTCTCTGGGCCACTGGACATGACTGTTTTTGCTGTTTCatactttaaagagaaaaaaaaggtagCAAGTGGCAGAGTAAGGACTTACCTTCTTCACTTCTGTGCTGTTCCAGTCAACCAGTTATATCACCCTCTGTTACCAGAGACCCTAAGATTCTGAGGAAAGTCATGGGGTGGGAGGTAGGCATAGAAATGGAGGGGCAAGGCCTTGGGTCCCTATTCctaaaaacatcaatcagttaaTGTATTAGGGATTTTATgtgttattcttttttcttctatttttctttttcttttcttttcttttcttttcttttattttctttttaaattcccaaTTGCCTTAAGAAGTGTGTGGTTGggggaaaaactaaaactataCCAAGTCACACAAATGAAAACTCTTTGATGGTCATGATTAGTGGAAATGTAAATAGgattctatttaaaatgtaaatctgagaggatttttaaggtcatttttaaatttacaacatAGGATCTGACTCATGGAATGAAACCTACCAACTACATTATTACCTATAAAGCCATCAAAGGATTAATAAGATGAGTGGGTCTCTGATATATAGCAATTAGTTGTTGTAAAAtgtagattttattattattcaggtaTGGTGAGGCCAACAAACAGATCAGGAGACAAGGaccattaaaaaatgtttgtttatttgtttaccgACAGTTCCCAAGAGAAGAGACGCTGCCATGCCACACAGGGGAAACACTGGGGTTGGTCAGGAGGTAGAAGGAGCAAGGGGAAAATGTGGAGCAAGAGCCTTTGTTGTGTTTTGTGAGAGAAGGCAAGGTAAATAGGCTTGGATGGACTAGTATGATCAAGTCAGGGGGTACTGGACAAAGGGATATCTAGCTCTAGAATGATTAGGGGGCAGGGCTATTATTGGCCTGAATGTAAGTCATCTGAGAACCCAATAAAGGACATAGGGGGTTCAGATAGGTTGGTTTGCAGACATGAATGACACATTAGTATATATCACTTACACATATGCAAAGGCTTGTCATTAGATATTAACTATTTGGACATTTTCAACAGTCATTTTATTTAGTGCAGACAGCAAACCAGGTACTGAATTGGCAACAGACTAAGAAGAAGCCATCAGACATGACCTCTGACCTTACGGAGTTCACAGGCTAGGGCAGGAAACAGACCCAGGAACAAAGGATCATAGTACTGAGTGGCGTGAAAAGTCAACCAAGAGCCCCAATAGCCcagaggaaggatggaaggaccCACATTGTTCTGCCTGGGAAGTCCATGAAAAAAATACTAACTCAGAACCCATCAGTCAACTTTCTTTGCTGCCATAATGATGGAGATGTCAGCAAGCCTCTGAAGCCAAAAAGCAACCTATGACTTTAAACTTCACCTTCTTGAGACTCTGATTCCTTTTGGTGGTTTTGTAAATGTGGATGTATATTTAAGAATTGCTAATAACAGCTGCCTTTTCTGAGTAAGGCATCTTCTAttattggggggtggagggaaagccTCTTCTCCATCTTGTGTGCTCTATGAAAATGCAGCTATTTAGAAATGCTAATTCACACTGAGAACCTCCCACCAGTAGAAGAGCCAGCCCTTCGCACCCCCTCACCTCAAGCCCAGGGAAGTGATGGCCAAGAAACTGGGCCCATCTCTGGCATTGACTTCTCTCCAAGGCTCACTTGGAACAATAAGACCTTTTTAGCTGTTCTTAAAAACAAAGCTGATGATAGGATTCCCTTCTAAAAATAAAGCATGTCACCTGCAGGATGAAACAGGGTTTCCTATGTGTGTTATAACTCTTGACAGTCTGGACCTGATCTCAGCCCAGCTCCTATCCCATTCTCCTACCCAAGCTTTTCCATTCTCCTGCCACAGGGAACTTATCACTGTTCCCTGGATGGGCTAGTAAATTTCATGTGTCCTTGTCTAAACTTAGGCTGGTCTCTTGGCCTGAAATGCTCTACTTCTTCTAGAAAACAGAGATCAGATAACCCTTCCCTTTGAAAATTCCTGATTTGTCAGCACAGATTGAGTTGCTCTGCCATCAGTGCCTTTGTGTCAATGTGGCCTGGTCTCAGAAACATATAGCAAGTGTTTATTATTGCACTTCCTTAGTTTGTCTGTATTTCACCTTTTGAATTATAATTTGCTCAGTGGTAGGGattatattcttctattttataTGCCCAACACTTAGTAAAATGTCTGGCCAagggcaacaacaaaaacagtaataataataacaataatatctaacatttattgagttcttactaCAATGTGGGAGGCATTGTTCTAAATCCTTTATCTACATTAACTAATTTTGTCCTCACAACAACAATAAGGGGAATTGAACATTATCTGTCATTTTGCAAGTGAGAGATTGAACCATGGAAAGGATAAGTTAACTTCCCCAAGTCAACATGACATTAATACTAAATTAGTGCCTTTTTGAATTGGAATATGGTCAGTTCCTGGTatccatctcccccccccccttttttttttcagtcaaagAAATTCATAGAAGGGTCACTGTTTATTGGGATAAGAAATTTGGGAGAAGTCATTACACAGATGCCCAATCCCTGGTATGCCAGTAGAGTGGGCATATACTGGGTAACAAAGGTTTCTTGAGAATGCCTCCTTGCACTGGGAAGAGATGCAGAAAGtgagttattttatttctcttaaaatcTACTTAGAAGAATAGGGATATAAGACATGTAATAGTTCTGTTATACTAAAATCTTTTCTATAAACAGAGATTATACTTTATGGAAAATGACTTAATGTGTGGTATGTCTACCTACAGGTAGCAGTCGGCTATATTATGAGTTTTTGTATATGAGAATCTCTAGAAGTTCATGTATAATTGTGCACGTCACTATTTCAGTGGATTTTCACAGGGTCCGTAATGTAAGTTGCCAGTGTTTACAGTGGAGCTCACCCAAAGGAAAAGTATTCtaaagaaatgaatatatattttgcctTCATTCTCACAGCAACTTTTTTTGTTGAGTATTTGAAATCATATGCTTCTGGACCCATCAGAGGAACATCTGAGCACTGGCTCTGTAATTACTATGTGAATGCACTCATGTTATTTCTATGCTAAACTTATTCATCCTGAAAATGGAGAATATAACAGTTCCTACGTCAGAGGAATGCAGGATTGGAAAGGATCAGGCAGGCAACCTATATAATTGCAAAGGGCCCCATTCTCAGAAGGGTCTACacttagcttcatttttttgttgttacagatttgaaattcttaataattattaACAAGGCATCCCacgtttttgttttatattgagCTCTGCAAAGTATGTAGCCATTCCTGGATAGGATTGTTTGTGAGGTGTATAGCCtggggtgcctggcacatagaataaccccaaataaaatgTCAGGTATTACTAATTTGCAAGAGTTCTTTTAGTTTTGTGGGTCTAGGTCCCAAATTCTATTTTCTGAACTTTTCCAATTTGATCAGACAGTGAATCGAATGGTGGAGTACACCTCATCTGTCCTCATGCATTCGGCTCACACTGATTGGCTATCACTCTATTAAGTTCCTCCGCTTCATTCTTCCATTTCTCTGTGATTGCATATCTGATGGAATAGGGACTGTAGATGGCTGCTAATTTGAAGTGCAGAaacatttttctaagaatatgagACTCATTACTCAATAAAGGATATTAAATTTGTTGTTTTCTAGTCTGAGAAATGATGGCTGATAGGCTGTTATCACTGGCATTGTTCCAGAAAGACATGTTGGAAGATATCTAACCCTCTCTTTTTGCTCTTATTGTATTGCAGACTATTTGAGCTCCAGAAGGACCCACACCAGATAAATTATGAATGTTGAACAAGATGACCTTACATCCACAGCAGATAATGATAGGTCCTAGGTTTAACAGGGCCCTATTTGACCCCCTGCTTGTGGTGCTGCTGGCTCTTCAACTTCTGGTGGTGGCTGGTCTGGTGCGGGCTCAAACCTGCCCCTCTGTCTGCTCCTGCAGCAACCAGTTCAGCAAGGTGATTTGCGTTCGGAAAAACCTACGCGAGGTTCCCGATGGCATTTCCACCAACACTCGGCTGCTGAACCTCCATGAGAACCAAATCCAGATCATCAAAGTGAACAGCTTCAAGCACTTGAGGCACCTGGAAATCCTACAGTTGAGTAGGAATCACATTAGAACCATTGAAATCGGGGCCTTCAATGGTCTGGCGAACCTCAACACTCTGGAACTCTTTGACAATCGTCTTACTACCATCCCGAATGGAGCTTTTGTATATTTGTCTAAACTGAAGGAGCTCTGGTTGCGAAACAACCCCATCGAAAGCATCCCTTCTTATGCTTTTAACAGAATCCCTTCTTTGCGCCGGCTAGACTTAGGCGAATTGAAAAGGCTTTCATACATCTCAGAAGGTGCCTTTGAAGGTCTGTCCAACTTGAGGTATTTGAACCTGGCCATGTGCAACCTCCGGGAAATCCCTAACCTCACACCGCTCATAAAACTAGATGAGCTAGATCTTTCTGGGAATCATTTGTCTGCCATCAGGCCGGGCTCTTTCCAGGGGTTGATGCACCTTCAAAAACTGTGGATGATACAGTCACAGATTCAAGTGATTGAACGGAATGCCTTCGATAACCTTCAGTCACTGGTGGAAATCAACCTGGCGCACAACAATCTAACGTTACTGCCTCATGACCTCTTCACACCCTTGCATCACCTAGAGCGGATTCACTTACATCACAACCCTTGGAACTGTAACTGTGACATACTGTGGCTCAGCTGGTGGATAAAAGACATGGCCCCCTCCAACACAGCTTGTTGTGCCCGATGTAACACTCCTCCCAATCTGAAAGGGAGGTACATTGGGGAGCTCGACCAGAATTATTTCACATGTTATGCTCCTGTGATTGTGGAGCCCCCAGCAGACCTCAATGTCACTGAAGGCATGGCAGCTGAGCTCAAATGTCGGGCCTCCACATCCCTGACCTCCGTATCTTGGATCACTCCAAATGGAACAGTCATGACACATGGGGCGTACAAAGTGAGGATAGCTGTGCTCAGCGATGGCACGTTAAATTTCACGAATGTAACCGTGCAAGATACAGGCATGTACACATGTATGGTGAGCAATTCTGTTGGAAATACCACTGCTTCGGCCACCCTGAATGTTACTGCAGCAACCACCACTCCTTTTACTTACTTTTCGACTGTCACAGTAGAGACTATGGAACCTTCTCAGGATGAGGCACGGACCACAGACAACAATGTAGGTCCCACTCCAGCGATTGACTGGGAAACCACCAATGTGACCACCTCTCTCATGCCACAGAGCACAAGGtcaacagaaaaagcattcacCATCCCAGTGACTGATATGAACAGTGGGATCCCAGGAATTGATGAGGTCATGAAGACTACCAAAATCATTATTGGCTGTTTTGTGGCCATCACACTCATGGCTGCAGTGATGCTGGTCATTTTCTACAAGATGAGGAAGCAGCACCATAGGCAAAACCATCACGCCCCCACAAGGACTGTTGAGATCATTAATGTGGATGATGAGATTACAGGAGACACACCCATGGAAAGCCACCTGCCCATGCCTGCTATCGAGCATGAGCACCTAAATCACTATAACTCTTACAAATCTCCCTTCAACCACACAACAACAGTTaacacaataaattcaatacacaGTTCAGTGCATGAACCGTTATTGATCCGAATGAACTCGAAAGACAATGTACAAGAGACTCAGATCTAAAACATTTACGGCtacagaaaacaaacaattaaaaaaaggacAGTTTATTAATAATGACACAAATGACTGGGCTAAATCTACTGTTTCAAAAAAGtgtctttacaaaaaaaaaaacaaaaaagaaaagaaatttatttattaaaaattctatTGTGATCTAAAGCAGACAAAATTATGTGTATTCCTCAGAACCTGTTTTTGCTGCACTTATTTCCTATTTTCGCATATCTTGTCCCTGCCTTCCCTGATTGCCATATTTTTCATAGATCTCAATTCCCTAAGGAACTGGTCTAGGAAATTTTGTAAGAATTCTGTTACACTTTGAGATTTTTATGGTGAATTCTAGTGGTGAGATCCAGtctatttttgtctttcttttctttttcctcttttatttaccccctcatgccctcatgacGTAGTCCAATGGGGAATGCAATAttagaaatagatttttaagagagaacaaGGAAAATAATGCAAGATCTTATATTTTTCATGTAATGACCTGTTCTGTATTTATGAGGAGGACCATTcagtggaaaaggagaaaaaaaaaaaaagcaagcaaacaacaGATTAATTTACATATGAGCACCTATAAAACCCATGATCTTTTCAACAACTCTAGAACCAGAATTTGTAGTTCAAACGCTAAAAAtaagattataaataaaaaatattgttggtTTTTCTGTACCTGGACACAGCTCATTTGTAGTATGGTTCAAATGTAAGAAACTTAAAGGTAATTCCATTTTCTActttctgagaaagaaaatacattatttttcagtCACAGCATCAATCACCATGGGGTCCTGTCTCATTAGGTTGACTTGAGTTTTGGATCTATATACTCAAGTATGCTGTGGTATTTTTTCCCTCTTATTAGGGTCACCCTTTTTAAATGCTCAGATTAAAAATCATGATTTTGTGAAGCAAATTCAATTTCACTTGGAAGAAAGTTTTAGTATAATTTACCATCTCATCAAATTCTGCTGGTGAGGCAAAGTCTGATGTCTGAATGCAAAGGTATTCTAAGTTATCcaagttgaaaaataatttttggtgcTGAGTGTCAAAAAATTAAGTTCCATTTAACAATAATTATTAAAGACCTACCATGTGTTGAACATTGTTTTTAGTGTGGACACACAATTGACAAGACCTGGTTCATGCCCTTGAATCAATCACTATCTATGTGATATATGATTAAAGAAATATTAGTTCATTATTGGGGGACAGCTCTAGTTTTACTGCCAGATTGCAAATTGTGACCCTGGTGTTTCAAAATATCAGAAATATCAGGTTATTACAGAAACCTCTTGATTCATGGTTTCTACCATCCTTCTGGAAGAGCTGCCTCTCTTTTTCCAAATGCAGATTACAGAGTTTAAATAAGTATTCATAGGGAACTTGTTATAAATGACTGGATTCATACCAAGAGATAGCAATGCTAATGCAATGGTAACCTGCTAAAGGTACTTGAAGAAACTGGAGAATGTTTAGGTATGAGAACATACTAGTATACTGACTTCCAAGTAAAAGAGTAACTTGGGGGTTACTGGTACTGTGGAACTCTTCTGATACTTTCATATAATATGTGTATGACTTTTGCCTTTTTGTGAAGCAAAGTGAAAATATACACCTCTTATTAGTGACCCTTAAAACCTGCCTCCCCGTTGGTGAAACAAGGGTTGGCCAAACTAGAGAAAACTTCAGCTCCTAATGGATGAGCTGCTTTGATCCCCACTGAACTCTGCAGGTTGGACCTCACACCAGGGTTTGTGATGTCCAGGTGTGAAAAACCAATCATTACTAGCAAAGTAGGTCAGAGAACTAGAAGGAATGGATGACAAATGAATGCAATCACACAAGGGTCTTGCCTCTATGTATTCATCACCAATTCTCTTACAGTCTTGCCCTCCCTCATTCCCTGTCTTCTGTGTTAGGAAAATGATTCTCATTTGCTTTTACTGTGGAAAAGActtgaggaaaaaaggaaaacatattttcacagcCATTTATCAAGCTTTTCAGTATCAGATGTACTTAATATATTCCcatatacaaaacaaacaaacaacccaccaAGGAATTTTCAAGCATGTGCTAGTCTAAAGAAGAGTGGTATAAGTCAAGAGGGGAAAAATCCTGCCTTCTCTACTTGCTGTGTTCTTAAGGGGCTCTGCTCTGCTGACTCTAAACTTTCTTTCATCTTGAGTTTACAATTTCTATGGAGTTAGTTAGACCCAGCAAATAATTCTCCTTTCTGTGAGGGGTTGGCTGAAGAGTTAGGTAAATCCTACTGAATAGAATGAAAGGTGAACTTGAACTAAAAATTTAGGTAATAAAACAAAGCATACAATTCAGTCCTATAGGATATTATGTTTGCcctatttaatacattttagaaaaacacacacatatgtattggTAAAAGATTGGTTACACCAAACTTGACTTCCACAGTGAGTATAGAGACACATTTGACAAAAGGTTCTCATGCAGGTTTGGGGGTTGAAGGGTGAAGTGCTATAAATGTATGATTTAAAGGACGCTGAAATCTAGATGTATATGATTAGCAATATCTGTATTTGCTCCACATAATGTACTTGGCTTTTGGCCCCTCAGTACAGAAGCTGCACTGATGAATCAAGACAATCACACACTGAGTTGTGACTTTTTATACATCTGGTCTATCCTTACAGCAAAACAATTCTATGTTGACTGCACTTTTTACTCTATACATAGGCAACCAAGTGGTAGTATTCTTTAATACTTAATGCACTAAAAAATGCCATTTATAATTAACCAAATTAAGGTAATGTAATAATAattgtaatacacacacacacacacacacacatatatgtacatacacacacacacacacacacacacacgtgtgtgtgtgtgtgtgtgtgtgtactagaggcccaatgcacgaaatccatgcaaggggctcggcccttacagccatggcagctgccctaGCCCTCacggccccagcttcatctggaaggttatCTGAAAGAATGTCCaaaaggtcattcggctgtctggtctaattagcataatacacttttattattatagatatactagaggcccatagcacgaaaattcatgcaagaataggccttccttcctctggcttcaCTCCTGggctgcccgggagcctgcaagtcctcgccagctggagcaccgctcctgtagctccctctgacccctccttccccctcatagcaggcgtcccacccggCCCAGCCAATCCgaacctgcatatgcaaattaacctgccatatttgttgggttatcttgcatactcactcctgattggctgtgggcatagtggaggtatggtcaatttacatgtttgtctattattaggtaagatacctACTAAAGGTATGCAGTTTGTTTTGGGAATATGCACCAAGGATGCTCTAAAAGAAGATTTGCTAACTTTTTTTCTCTATATCATTTTATACCTGGCTATGACCTCAATCTTCTCAGTTCTTTTGAACATTTCTAGATATTTGCATTGGTAAAGTACTAGGAGGATTTGGCATAGCTTACACACATACACCCTGATATGGCTTAATCACTTCCCCTTGTATTCTGAGTACTATGGAATCAAGTATCATTTGGCCTTGGAACATTGATCAatgtttttttgagaaaaaatattgttGCTGGTCCATGGTTGCTCTTAGGCCTTATAATCAGATAAAAATAAGGATATTATTTGAGACCTGAATACTATGAAATTCTGGATATAGATCTGCTAGAAAAGAGCTTGACGATGGAATGCTTATTTACatgggagaaagaagaggaagaaggcatTTTGGAACAGGAATTATTGAGATGTGAATAAATATGAAGTGGAATGCCCCACTGTATATAACACTTTCAAGGTAAGTATTGATcatggtggggaaaaaaatctgaattttatacCCTTTGGAATGATCTTCAAGATAATAGGTAAGTGGAAGAGTCAGACAAATGCTTTTGAATAAAGGGCAATGCTctgaaataatgtaatttttaaatgatgtgttCAGTTGTTTAGTTGGTGCTTCAGCTTACTAGTTTTCATAAGGAtatcaaaaataattatattactaaATATTACACACCTAACATGTGAATGCCTGAGTGAGCAGTCATACCTGTCTAGGAAGCCCTTTGTCTGTTTCTCATAAAATATAGTCACACAGAGTCAAATCTCATAAAAGCATCTCCTCCAACTATATACAcatcattacatttttattagaaagtattttttgtACAAAAGATACTTCAGATAAAATTAAGTCTAAGAAGTTGCCTTAAGAAAATTCAGGTACCTTTTActctttctcttaaaattctGTATTAGATAGAAACCAGATGTGACATTGTCTGACTGTGGTTTATcaagatacaaaataatatacatCTGGCTCTacgaaagaaaaaaataaatctcctaGAATTACGGAAAGTGCTCTGTCAATTAATACCCAAATTTAGATGATGAATGAATCATTTTACTACACAAACCAGTTCACGTCATTTTAATTCTCCAAGTGCTACCAACAAAACATCTGAGATTCTAACCTTTCTTGGCATaatttgagaaatatatatacattacatataaaattatgatATTAAATTGTATAACAAGTGTTCAGCAACAGTGAGGAAAACTACTGTTCATTTTGCTTCCATCTAGAtaagtaaaaaggaaaggaagagggagagcaatTGCTataagacagacaataaataaagcAGACATCTTAATAAGAACACatgatattgaaaaaaaaatcatttgttttgtaaattttgtTATACAGAGTAAACAAGAATACTTATATACATTCTGCACATTACATAGACAGGAAAGACCTATGAAACTCCAAACCACGAAGGCTTATCTTTTAATAGTTGgtccaataattttattttccaggttATTAATACCACACTTTATTATGGATTTGATGCTGAATTGCTGGATTTGAACTTATCCAAGTGGCATCAATCCTGTCTATCTGGTTGGCAGAAGTAGTGAGTATCTAGCTTTCTACCCGGATGAAAGAGgggatttaaccctttgcactcacttgcttttttcttgattcctgtaTTCTAACGAGTGCAAAATGTTGTTTGAAGTTGGAGGGGCTGGTTTCCATGGTGGCAGTAGAACCCATTCTGATTTTTGTCTGCTAACCTTGCCAACTTGGCAGAATAACCTCCTATTTCAACCCTGGGATATCATGATGGAAAGCCACATGGGAAGTCCAAGCATTCATCATGTCTCTATATCAGTAAGACTTCTGAATAACAATGAGTATATCTCCTTACTTCTCAGCTCTTAGTTCCACAttaaaagagttaaaaataaagcaggactCAACAATTGCTATTTAAGCACGGTTGCTAGTTTTGTAGTGACTAGTTCTCTTAGAGAAATAAATGCAGCTTCAATCCAACTAAATACattaaaacatacataaaagtaGCTATGATATATTTTatggaatgtatttttattatagctattataaaatttaaatctaaCAATTTATAATATGAAGGCAATCATGGGTTTCTTTACTAATGGAATCATTATGAAAAAAGTTAACCTTAACAAAATTTGCAAAATGCCTCAAAGTCAAATACTGAAATAGATCCTCAGGTCCCAGggatagttctttttttaaaaaatgaagttttaaaaatgaaagagagatgTAATGAAGTTTCTCTTTCCTGCAGCCCTCAAGCAGACTAACATGTTTATAAAGACAATTCTCAACATAAATGGACTGTTAAAGAATGAACTTCAGTCAATTCTGACCATAAAAATGCCATGTAGCTATGTATTCTCATCTGAAGTTTTTTCAAGGGTCTGGCAAACAAGtctctctttaaaaagttaatgctAGCCTGTACATGCTCAATGGCATTTTGAATTTTCATTACATATCCTAATCCTCTGCATATTTTGTTCCTGGCTTTCATTTCTCAGAATGTGTTCAGGTTTTGCAGGAGAAATATAAAATCAGAATCTGTCACGCTATATGACATTTAGTTATGTAATCTGGAGTTCAACCCTGACAACATTAGGGGCGACTCGTATcagtaaagaaataattttctaggCACTATAGGCAtagtgccatttttatttttacttttgaacaCCACTTAAATtatcttacatttttattatgattaacACAACTTCTACCTAtgagaaaaataagtaatttcaCAATATTAAAAAGTGCTTTGAAAGCTACAGAATATTTACAtagattatatataatttatatactatatataatttctataattttatgaacACAAACTTGTCATGCTTATCAATGACAAATGACAAAATATATAGGTTATTCATTAGAAAGCTATGCTAATTAGATAAAAATCTTATATATTAGCTAATATGGTTTTAATTTATTGACAGTAACTTTAAATTCATGTAAAactaaatttataataaattctgAGAGTGATTTGGAATAGTCATTTGAGGGGTACTTTAGTGATTAGA contains:
- the LRRC4C gene encoding leucine-rich repeat-containing protein 4C; translation: MLNKMTLHPQQIMIGPRFNRALFDPLLVVLLALQLLVVAGLVRAQTCPSVCSCSNQFSKVICVRKNLREVPDGISTNTRLLNLHENQIQIIKVNSFKHLRHLEILQLSRNHIRTIEIGAFNGLANLNTLELFDNRLTTIPNGAFVYLSKLKELWLRNNPIESIPSYAFNRIPSLRRLDLGELKRLSYISEGAFEGLSNLRYLNLAMCNLREIPNLTPLIKLDELDLSGNHLSAIRPGSFQGLMHLQKLWMIQSQIQVIERNAFDNLQSLVEINLAHNNLTLLPHDLFTPLHHLERIHLHHNPWNCNCDILWLSWWIKDMAPSNTACCARCNTPPNLKGRYIGELDQNYFTCYAPVIVEPPADLNVTEGMAAELKCRASTSLTSVSWITPNGTVMTHGAYKVRIAVLSDGTLNFTNVTVQDTGMYTCMVSNSVGNTTASATLNVTAATTTPFTYFSTVTVETMEPSQDEARTTDNNVGPTPAIDWETTNVTTSLMPQSTRSTEKAFTIPVTDMNSGIPGIDEVMKTTKIIIGCFVAITLMAAVMLVIFYKMRKQHHRQNHHAPTRTVEIINVDDEITGDTPMESHLPMPAIEHEHLNHYNSYKSPFNHTTTVNTINSIHSSVHEPLLIRMNSKDNVQETQI